In Pseudostreptobacillus hongkongensis, the genomic stretch AAAGGTCACAACGGACAAAAACAAAGATCAGGAACTTATGTATCAGCTGCATTTGAAGGTGGACAAATGCCTTTAATCAGAAGAGTGCCTAAGAGAGGATTCTCAAATTCTGAATTTAAAAAAGATATGTTAGTAATCAATTTAAAAGATATAGTTGATAAATTCAACGCTAATGAAGAAGTAACACTTGAAACTTTAATACAAGCAGGAGTTGTTAAGAATGCTAAATTCATTACAACATCTGAAGGAGAAAGAATTTACACTTCATTATTAAAAATAGTTGGAAATTATGAATTAGAAAAAGCTTTAAAAGTTAAAGCACACAAAGTTTCTAAAGGTGCAAAAGAAGCAGTAGAAAAATTTGGTGGATCAGTAGAATTAGTTGAAATCAAATCATTTGCTAATGTTGCAGGAAATGCTAAAGAGGTAGAAGGAGAGTAAGTTTAACTTACTTTTTTCCTATTTACTAAAAATTTATAGAGGTGATAAACTTGACTTTTAGAGAAGCAATAGTTGTAA encodes the following:
- the rplO gene encoding 50S ribosomal protein L15; the protein is MNLNELRPAEGSKRSRRRIGRGHGSGWGKTAGKGHNGQKQRSGTYVSAAFEGGQMPLIRRVPKRGFSNSEFKKDMLVINLKDIVDKFNANEEVTLETLIQAGVVKNAKFITTSEGERIYTSLLKIVGNYELEKALKVKAHKVSKGAKEAVEKFGGSVELVEIKSFANVAGNAKEVEGE